In Oncorhynchus nerka isolate Pitt River linkage group LG26, Oner_Uvic_2.0, whole genome shotgun sequence, one DNA window encodes the following:
- the cbx4 gene encoding E3 SUMO-protein ligase CBX4, translating to MELPAAGEHVFAVEGIEKKRIRKGKIEYLVKWRGWSPKYNTWEPEENILDPRLLVAFQNRERQEQLMGYRKRGPKPKHLLVQLPSFARRSSIPAGFEETSPEAENHLRSDPIQMHRSQPQQYQLNSKKHHQYQPSKQEVSADQLGNGKKKLFYQLNSKKHHHYQPDPNMYNTQSTRPKDMVKGQEPSPPTNPNPGWNLPPALQQKWVRDKNTGCLSKVKDVTVVEMKKAAVRVNEAESECALKPSPKEAALPSAVSSKMKIIKNKNKNGRIVIVMSKYMDGNKAGAAKGKHSSDLTGEEKPQHAEQSDMSKVQGTTNVPKEICNASSMPAAEHPKKHSPEDGHFSKPSPSTAEEYNTEVARGQADLPDDHPLQLTTNPTPSPWAMDTSLPTPSPMDQIRTLPTTNNDRKRKLSHPEEDRGACKKFLSSRSISVPSAVPTPPQDKPMDLHLIVPRRSSSSGYGYEITDTSTSQEEPMDLSCSRTRKQPEPEPVPEPEPEYKDPTAVVQESETTTTTTATTTTEEAKEESVLMFSPFMGNIVITDITTNCLTVTFKEYVSV from the exons ATGGAGCTACCTGCCGCGGGAGAGCACGTCTTTGCGGTGGAGGGTATCGAAAAGAAGCGCATTCGGAAG GGCAAAATAGAATACCTGGTAAAGTGGAGAGGGTGGTCTCCCAA ATACAACACATGGGAACCTGAGGAAAACATCCTTGACCCGCGCCTTCTCGTGGCGTTCCAAAACAG agagagacaggaacagttGATGGGATATCGTAAACGTGGACCAAAACCAAAACATCTCTTAGTCCAG CTTCCCTCGTTTGCACGGAGATCCAGCATCCCTGCTGGATTTGAGGAGACGTCTCCGGAGGCCGAGAACCACCTCAGGTCAGACCCGATCCAGATGCACCGCTCCCAGCCCCAACAGTACCAGCTGAACAGCAAGAAGCACCACCAGTACCAGCCCAGCAAACAGGAAGTCTCAGCGGACCAGCTAGGCAACGGGAAGAAGAAGTTATTCTATCAGCTCAACAGCAAGaaacaccaccactaccagccTGACCCTAATATGTACAACACCCAGTCCACCAGGCCCAAAGACATGGTCAAAGGTCAGGAACCCAGTCCGCCCACCAATCCCAACCCTGGGTGGAACCTGCCACCCGCACTGCAGCAGAAATGGGTTCGCGACAAAAACACGGGCTGCCTGAGCAAAGTCAAAGACGTGACGGTGGTGGAGATGAAGAAAGCAGCAGTGCGTGTCAACGAGGCTGAGAGCGAATGCGCCCTGAAGCCCAGCCCAAAGGAGGCAGCGCTTCCCAGTGCTGTCAGCAGcaagatgaagatcatcaagaacAAGAACAAGAATGGACGCATTGTCATCGTCATGAGCAAGTACATGGACGGCAACAAGGCTGGGGCGGCCAAGGGTAAACACTCTTCAGACTTGACTGGAGAAGAGAAACCTCAACACGCTGAGCAGTCAGACATGTCCAAGGTACAGGGAACCACCAATGTCCCTAAAGAGATCTGTAATGCCAGTTCCATGCCGGCCGCTGAGCATCCCAAGAAACACTCTCCAGAAGACGGACATTTCTCCAAACCATCGCCCAGCACGGCTGAGGAATACAACACAGAGGTTGCGAGGGGCCAGGCGGACTTACCGGATGATCACCCCCTACAGCTAACCACCAACCCAACCCCTTCCCCCTGGGCGATGGATACTAGCCTCCCCACCCCTAGCCCTATGGACCAGATCCGGACACTCCCCACCACAAATAACGACCGCAAACGCAAGCTCTCCCACCCCGAGGAGGACAGGGGCGCGTGTAAAAAGTTTCTGAGCTCCAGGAGCATCAGTGTCCCCAGTGCTGTGCCCACTCCGCCCCAGGACAAACCCATGGACCTCCACCTCATTGTCCCCCGCCGGAGTAGCAGTAGCGGGTATGGGTATGAGATTACGGACACCAGCACCAGTCAGGAAGAACCTATGGATCTTAGCTGTTCTAGAACTAGAAAGCAACCTGAACCTGAGCCAGTGCCAGAGCCAGAACCGGAGTATAAGGATCCAACTGCAGTGGTACAGgagtcagagacaacgacaacaacaacagcaacaacaacaacagaggagGCTAAAGAAGAGTCTGTCTTAATGTTCTCTCCTTTTATGGGCAACATTGTCATCACTGACATCACCACGAACTGTCTCACGGTCACTTTTAAGGAATACGTTTCTGTTTAA
- the cbx8a gene encoding chromobox protein homolog 8a, whose protein sequence is MELSAVGERVFAAESIIKQRIRRGRMEYLVKWKGWSKKYSTWEPEENILDARLFAAFEERERERELFGPKKRGPKPETFLLKAKAKATAKTSECRREMPRGIRVSYPVPMPMITPRAREGLRAVVPTIFPPSTVNRGESVRVRLPETQRRPRPAPLHPFMAEEFVNIPKKRGPKPKLRLRFNMEPDSCPTEEPTKRSRLEEQQVPYGLSKMSRHCHHEGETSKRSVIQLTRRFQEGTSIVPKSNKTQRRLGTVSHPGTHSHDGRLLHKARLDQQSRRTLECPGGMSVPHPKLKHVSKNHFYRASDSSSSMQQSRPIVVAKSPASRSSGEQSAVSWRPCLDNVEKVVVTDVTTNFLTVTIKESSTDKGFFKDNR, encoded by the exons ATGGAGCTATCGGCTGTTGGAGAGCGTGTCTTCGCTGCCGAGTCCATCATCAAACAACGCATAAGAAGA GGTCGAATGGAATACCTTGTGAAATGGAAGGGCTGGTCTAAAAA ATATAGCACCTGGGAACCAGAGGAAAACATTCTAGATGCGCGCCTCTTCGCTGCGTTCGAAGAAAG GGAGCGTGAAAGGGAGTTATTTGGGCCTAAGAAGAGGGGACCGAAACCGGAGACATTTCTGCTGAAG GCAAAGGCCAAAGCCACAGCAAAGACTTCTGAATGCAGAAgagaaatgccaagggggattCGTGTTTCATACCCTGTTCCGATGCCTATGATTACACCGAGAGCTCGAGAGGGACTACGGGCTGTCGTGCCCACAATCTTTCCCCCTAGCACGGTCAACCGAGGAGAGAGCGTGAGGGTCAGACTgccagagacacagagaaggCCGCGACCGGCGCCTCTGCACCCATTCATGGCTGAGGAATTTGTCAACATCCCTAAAAAAAGGGGACCTAAACCCAAGTTGCGTTTACGATTCAACATGGAGCCAGACAGCTGTCCAACAGAGGAGCCCACAAAGAGGAGTCGGTTAGAGGAGCAGCAGGTCCCATACGGTTTGTCTAAAATGTCCAGACATTGTCATCATGAAGGCGAAACATCTAAGAGAAGTGTCATCCAGTTGACACGCAGGTTTCAAGAGGGAACGAGCATTGTGCCAAAATCAAACAAAACTCAAAGACGGCTGGGGACTGTGTCCCATCCTGGCACCCATAGCCATGACGGTAGACTCCTCCATAAGGCTAGACTCGATCAACAGAGCCGCAGGACTTTAGAATGCCCTGGGGGCATGTCTGTCCCACACCCCAAACTGAAGCATGTGTCCAAAAACCATTTCTACAGAGCCAGTGACTCTTCTTCATCCATGCAACAGTCTAGGCCCATTGTTGTCGCCAAATCACCTGCATCGAGGAGTTCTGGAGAGCAGTCAGCAGTGTCTTGGAGGCCTTGTCTGGATAATGTTGAGAAGGTGGTGGTAACCGATGTGACAACAAACTTTTTGACAGTCACCATCAAAGAGAGCAGCACAGACAAAGGTTTTTTCAAAGATAATAGATGA